The Cellulophaga sp. L1A9 genome window below encodes:
- a CDS encoding TonB-dependent receptor plug domain-containing protein: MNERDLDKEFEILESIFRRTPNLTVQLLLFNIEITENEFIVTNSDWQNLKQKILRVKPDGATIYKGLEARIKNTTVYFFTDGNSVEQSPLIPIKKGNLLINSVPNRNEKVLTNSVLIGKGRLVDLGAILPERIRREGGEKSTSGKEIKGTVYVDNIPFSGVRIKIKGSEETFQTDDDGRFKIMAYPGDSILISSRIEKTMKIAPINYFNSHMDIFLNSNVTSLDEVIVTEKRVDLASNRMVDTAIGLQSKESVGYAVQSIGDEEISSIHTDISQSIQGKFSNVHIKSDRELTQFSTRPNNTLLGNKYGLVVIDGIPIETSDSSSGRSNPSDETFKGYKADASFIDPENIAKVTVLKGLAATNRYGALGNGGVLLITTKNAIYGKGNIKKENRALIKNNVYDSKLMLTDDKSSYTKALEGTKTLKEAYDKYLILRNYNESDTTFYLDAFSFFKDKDKVRAAQIISNLCEMEPFSESYLKIVEMALHYLDMEEVAETLNYRLKELNPFDLQPLFTEAKLKLVQGKKQEALTMFSNLENGETYNNLDIKPIQKSIERELKNLIFRDKLNLDVAGVKQKNFTNIRMNARIMAEWSDSKFEFLIQFVNPQNRYFNWEHASATGDERIQGEMESGYSMEEFEIYDDLKGEWTINVRYLGNLDSDNTLPLVLLFTVYENFGYPSQTEEKIILYFNGETTTKKVTSLKI; this comes from the coding sequence ATGAACGAAAGAGATTTGGATAAAGAGTTTGAAATTCTTGAAAGTATTTTTCGACGAACGCCAAATTTGACGGTACAATTATTATTATTTAATATCGAAATAACTGAAAATGAATTTATAGTAACCAATAGTGATTGGCAAAATTTAAAACAAAAAATTTTACGTGTAAAGCCAGATGGGGCTACGATTTATAAAGGTTTAGAGGCAAGAATAAAAAATACGACAGTTTATTTTTTTACCGATGGAAATAGTGTCGAACAAAGTCCATTAATACCTATTAAGAAAGGAAATTTATTAATAAACTCCGTTCCAAATCGCAATGAAAAAGTTTTAACTAACTCAGTATTAATTGGAAAAGGAAGGTTGGTTGATTTAGGGGCTATTTTGCCTGAAAGAATTAGAAGAGAAGGAGGTGAAAAGTCAACTTCTGGGAAGGAAATAAAAGGAACTGTTTATGTTGATAATATTCCGTTTAGTGGAGTAAGAATTAAAATAAAAGGATCCGAAGAAACATTTCAAACAGATGATGATGGAAGATTTAAAATTATGGCATATCCGGGAGATTCTATTCTTATAAGTAGTAGAATTGAAAAAACAATGAAAATAGCGCCAATTAACTACTTCAATTCCCATATGGACATATTTTTAAATTCTAATGTTACCTCTCTAGATGAAGTAATTGTAACAGAAAAAAGGGTTGATTTAGCTTCTAATAGAATGGTAGATACAGCTATTGGACTACAAAGTAAAGAAAGCGTTGGTTATGCCGTGCAGTCCATAGGAGATGAGGAAATTAGTTCGATTCATACGGATATTTCACAATCCATTCAAGGAAAGTTTTCTAATGTGCATATTAAAAGTGATAGAGAGTTGACCCAGTTTTCTACAAGACCAAATAATACTCTTTTGGGGAATAAGTATGGTTTAGTTGTAATAGATGGAATACCAATAGAGACTTCTGATTCCTCGAGTGGAAGGTCTAATCCCTCAGATGAAACGTTTAAGGGGTATAAAGCTGATGCCTCATTTATTGACCCTGAAAATATCGCAAAAGTTACAGTACTTAAAGGTTTAGCAGCCACTAATAGATATGGGGCATTAGGTAATGGTGGAGTGCTATTGATTACAACAAAAAATGCTATTTACGGAAAAGGAAATATTAAAAAAGAGAATAGGGCATTAATTAAAAATAATGTATATGATTCTAAGCTTATGTTAACCGATGATAAATCGTCATATACAAAGGCGCTAGAGGGTACAAAAACTTTAAAAGAAGCATACGATAAATATTTAATACTTAGAAACTACAATGAAAGTGATACTACTTTTTATTTGGATGCATTTTCTTTTTTTAAAGACAAAGATAAAGTTCGAGCAGCACAGATTATTTCAAATTTATGTGAAATGGAGCCATTTAGTGAGTCATATTTGAAAATAGTGGAAATGGCTCTTCATTACTTAGACATGGAGGAAGTGGCTGAAACTTTGAATTATAGGTTGAAAGAATTAAACCCATTTGATTTACAACCTTTATTTACTGAAGCAAAGTTAAAACTTGTTCAAGGTAAAAAGCAAGAAGCTTTAACTATGTTTTCTAATTTAGAAAACGGTGAAACTTATAATAATTTAGATATTAAACCAATTCAAAAATCGATAGAACGAGAGCTAAAGAATTTAATATTTAGGGATAAACTGAATTTAGACGTTGCAGGGGTAAAGCAGAAAAATTTCACTAATATCAGAATGAACGCTAGGATTATGGCAGAATGGAGTGATTCAAAATTTGAATTTCTAATTCAATTTGTTAATCCACAAAATCGCTATTTTAACTGGGAACATGCTTCTGCTACGGGCGATGAAAGAATACAAGGTGAAATGGAATCGGGATATAGTATGGAAGAATTTGAAATTTATGACGATTTAAAAGGTGAATGGACCATAAATGTGAGATATTTGGGAAATCTTGACTCAGATAATACACTTCCGCTAGTGCTTTTATTTACCGTTTATGAAAATTTTGGATACCCTTCACAGACAGAAGAGAAAATAATATTATATTTTAATGGTGAAACTACAACTAAGAAAGTTACTTCGCTTAAAATATGA
- a CDS encoding M24 family metallopeptidase, with the protein MKKLTVTLALFYSLISFAQQILPENERARVIDEILEERFDVLLPTLMDAAAIDMWIVMSREYNEDPVIKTMLPATWLNARRRTLLLFYRNKVTNTIEKLAVARYDVGKSIGSAWDKEKQPDQWKRLMELIQERNPNKIGLNFSKDHNIADGLDKTDYDEFMSYLPKKMHAKVVSAEQLAVRWIETRTPREMVIYNQLVDITHDIIAEAFSEKIITPGVTTTTEVEWWMRQKVTDLGLETWFHPTVDVQRSSEKLVGHLYSFSGRPDDLTILPGDLLHCDFGITYLRLNTDCQELAYVLKPEEKAAPKFLVEGLKEGNKVQDYLTKNMIQGRTGNEILAKALKEAKAAGLKPSIYTHPLGTYGHSAGTTIGMWDSQGGVMKDDGENYPLNKNTVYAIELNTTITIPEWNRDIRIMLEEAGFYGENGFRYVNGRQMELLLIPRIKNHQGN; encoded by the coding sequence ATGAAAAAATTAACCGTAACCTTAGCGCTATTTTATTCCTTAATTAGTTTTGCACAGCAGATTTTGCCAGAGAATGAAAGAGCCCGAGTAATCGATGAAATTCTAGAAGAACGTTTTGATGTACTGTTACCTACTTTGATGGATGCAGCAGCTATTGATATGTGGATCGTGATGTCTCGGGAATATAATGAAGACCCAGTGATCAAAACCATGTTGCCTGCCACGTGGTTAAATGCCCGAAGAAGAACACTACTTTTATTTTATAGGAATAAAGTAACGAATACTATAGAGAAATTGGCGGTGGCACGCTATGATGTTGGTAAAAGCATTGGTTCTGCTTGGGATAAAGAAAAGCAACCAGATCAATGGAAGAGACTTATGGAATTAATTCAAGAACGGAATCCAAATAAGATTGGACTAAATTTTTCTAAAGATCATAATATTGCAGATGGCTTAGACAAGACCGATTATGACGAGTTCATGAGTTATCTGCCTAAAAAAATGCACGCTAAGGTAGTGTCAGCAGAACAATTGGCAGTGCGGTGGATAGAAACCCGTACACCTCGTGAAATGGTAATCTACAATCAATTGGTAGACATTACGCATGATATAATAGCAGAAGCTTTTTCAGAAAAAATAATTACACCAGGTGTTACTACAACCACAGAAGTGGAGTGGTGGATGCGCCAAAAAGTGACCGATTTAGGATTGGAAACATGGTTTCATCCTACAGTAGATGTGCAACGCAGTAGCGAGAAATTAGTAGGTCATTTATATTCATTTTCAGGAAGACCTGATGATTTAACTATTCTTCCAGGAGATCTTTTGCATTGCGATTTTGGAATTACGTATCTAAGGTTAAATACCGATTGTCAGGAGTTAGCCTATGTCCTAAAACCAGAAGAGAAAGCAGCTCCTAAATTTTTAGTAGAAGGATTAAAAGAAGGTAATAAAGTTCAAGACTATTTGACTAAAAATATGATCCAGGGAAGAACAGGGAACGAAATTTTAGCAAAAGCATTAAAAGAAGCAAAAGCAGCCGGATTAAAACCATCAATCTATACACACCCATTAGGAACTTACGGACATTCAGCGGGGACTACTATCGGAATGTGGGATTCGCAAGGTGGTGTCATGAAAGATGATGGAGAGAATTACCCTTTAAATAAAAATACCGTTTACGCTATAGAATTAAATACAACGATTACTATTCCAGAATGGAACAGAGACATTCGTATTATGCTCGAAGAAGCAGGTTTCTATGGCGAAAACGGATTTAGATATGTAAATGGGCGACAAATGGAATTACTATTAATTCCACGCATTAAGAATCATCAAGGTAATTAA
- a CDS encoding zinc-ribbon domain-containing protein has protein sequence MIFYGTKGTHLHSERKSGIKCDNCNENTVHNLSVYGKYAYLYWIPVFPMGRKSFSECTNCKVTLEQNGMNEKLKNASKEVSKNTKTPIWYWSGLGIILAIIGLIIFTNLKHSGDLQDYINDPAVGDVIKYKNSESGYFTTLKITSITADSVFVIQNDYETNKKSDVNEINKLVNYTEPSYSMGKDEIRNLFDEKVFYDIKR, from the coding sequence ATGATTTTTTACGGAACTAAAGGAACACATCTACACAGCGAACGAAAAAGCGGTATAAAATGTGATAATTGCAATGAGAATACAGTTCATAACCTATCAGTTTATGGGAAATATGCATATCTCTATTGGATACCTGTTTTTCCTATGGGAAGAAAATCGTTTTCTGAATGCACAAATTGCAAGGTTACTTTAGAGCAAAATGGCATGAATGAAAAGCTTAAAAACGCTTCTAAAGAGGTAAGTAAAAATACTAAAACACCAATTTGGTATTGGTCTGGATTGGGAATAATACTTGCTATAATTGGTTTGATAATTTTCACTAACCTAAAACACTCGGGTGATTTACAGGACTATATAAATGATCCTGCCGTAGGTGATGTTATTAAATATAAAAATTCTGAATCTGGATATTTTACTACACTAAAAATAACTTCTATTACAGCAGATTCAGTCTTTGTAATACAAAATGATTATGAAACGAATAAAAAAAGTGATGTAAATGAAATTAATAAATTAGTCAATTATACAGAACCCTCATATTCTATGGGAAAAGATGAAATTCGAAATCTTTTTGATGAAAAAGTTTTTTATGATATTAAGAGATAG
- a CDS encoding AMP-binding protein — translation MNLNYKYIHPDFKLNGISFSFEELKEVGYCLIKEGLSYEEPIGNFLLDWSNDEDDLEVSTSGSTGIPKKIRLQKQYMVNSAIATGSFFNLHGRNTALLCLPADYIAGKMMLVRAMILGLSLDYVTPNSNPLEGIFKIYDFSAMIPLQLENSLNKLNQIKILIVGGAKMSDTLKVAVQDKQSIVYETYGMTETITHIALKAVNYIENSTHDNFKALPEVVFKVDERGCLVINASNISDQEIVTNDLVQLISPTEFEWLGRYDSIINSGGVKLIPEKIESKLSKVIDVNFFVAGLPDEKLGQKLILLVEGEVDKGILLKKLQSLAGLDKFEIPKEIHSVASFVKTANGKIQRKKTLNLL, via the coding sequence ATGAATCTCAATTATAAATATATTCATCCTGATTTTAAGTTAAACGGAATTTCATTTTCATTTGAGGAGCTGAAAGAAGTAGGCTATTGTCTTATTAAAGAAGGACTTTCATATGAAGAGCCGATAGGAAATTTTCTTTTAGACTGGAGCAACGATGAAGATGATCTTGAGGTTTCAACATCTGGGTCTACAGGAATCCCTAAAAAAATACGGTTACAGAAGCAGTATATGGTGAATTCTGCCATTGCTACAGGATCCTTTTTTAACCTACACGGAAGGAACACTGCTTTGCTTTGTTTGCCCGCAGATTATATTGCTGGAAAAATGATGTTGGTCCGGGCCATGATTTTAGGTTTGTCGCTGGACTATGTAACTCCAAATTCTAATCCTTTAGAGGGTATTTTTAAAATTTATGATTTTAGTGCGATGATTCCATTGCAACTAGAAAATTCGCTTAACAAACTAAACCAAATAAAAATATTGATTGTTGGCGGAGCAAAAATGTCCGACACCCTAAAAGTTGCCGTTCAAGACAAACAATCTATCGTGTATGAAACCTATGGAATGACAGAAACGATTACTCATATTGCATTAAAAGCGGTGAATTACATTGAAAACAGTACGCATGATAATTTTAAGGCGTTACCGGAAGTTGTTTTTAAAGTTGATGAACGGGGTTGCTTGGTAATTAATGCTTCTAATATTTCGGATCAAGAAATAGTAACCAATGATTTGGTACAGCTTATTTCTCCTACTGAATTTGAGTGGTTGGGCCGTTATGATTCTATTATTAATTCTGGAGGCGTTAAGTTAATTCCAGAAAAGATAGAGTCTAAGCTTTCGAAAGTGATTGATGTCAATTTTTTTGTAGCGGGATTACCAGATGAAAAATTAGGTCAAAAATTAATACTATTAGTGGAAGGTGAGGTTGATAAAGGAATCCTTTTGAAAAAATTACAAAGTCTTGCTGGCTTAGATAAATTTGAGATTCCTAAAGAGATTCATAGTGTAGCGTCTTTTGTTAAGACAGCTAACGGTAAAATTCAACGTAAAAAAACGCTAAATCTCCTATAG
- a CDS encoding o-succinylbenzoate synthase, translated as MEATYKKYILDFKRPSGTSRGVLKQKETWFIILKSDEKFGIGECGILRSLSIDDVPEYEETLKWTCENIHLGKEALWNALMAFPSIQFGVEQAFLSLISSNEFELFPSDFITGGAPIAINGLIWMGDEAFMHEQIQQKIEDGFRCIKMKIGAIDFETELKLLASIRKKYTPEEIELRVDANGAFKPEEALAKLERLATFNLHSIEQPIQQGNVQEMELLCKKTPLPIALDEELIGVFKVTKKQELLQRIQPQYIILKPSLVGGFKGCEEWISIAEKNGIKWWVTSALESNVGLNAIAQWTFTLNNSLPQGLGTGGLYTNNFESPLAVENGKLYYKKNKSWNANLISDLCI; from the coding sequence ATGGAAGCAACCTACAAAAAATATATTTTAGATTTTAAGCGCCCTAGTGGCACTTCTCGAGGCGTACTGAAACAGAAAGAAACCTGGTTTATCATACTCAAGTCTGATGAAAAATTTGGGATAGGCGAATGTGGAATTCTACGTAGTTTAAGTATTGATGATGTTCCCGAGTATGAAGAAACGCTAAAATGGACCTGTGAGAATATTCATTTAGGAAAAGAAGCACTATGGAATGCATTGATGGCCTTTCCTAGTATTCAATTTGGCGTAGAGCAAGCTTTTCTATCGCTCATTTCTTCAAATGAATTTGAGTTGTTCCCTTCTGATTTTATAACTGGAGGAGCGCCAATAGCAATCAATGGGTTAATTTGGATGGGCGATGAAGCATTTATGCACGAACAAATTCAGCAAAAAATAGAAGATGGTTTCAGGTGTATTAAAATGAAAATTGGTGCTATTGATTTTGAAACGGAATTAAAATTATTAGCGTCTATTCGCAAAAAATATACTCCTGAAGAAATAGAATTGAGAGTAGATGCTAACGGAGCGTTTAAACCAGAGGAAGCATTAGCTAAATTAGAACGCTTAGCTACATTTAATCTGCATTCTATAGAACAGCCTATTCAACAAGGTAATGTTCAAGAAATGGAACTTTTATGTAAGAAAACACCATTGCCTATTGCGTTAGATGAAGAATTAATCGGGGTTTTTAAGGTCACAAAAAAACAAGAACTGCTTCAAAGGATACAGCCACAGTATATTATTTTGAAACCAAGTTTGGTTGGAGGCTTTAAAGGGTGTGAGGAGTGGATTTCTATCGCCGAAAAAAACGGAATTAAATGGTGGGTCACCAGTGCTTTAGAGAGTAATGTGGGGTTAAATGCTATAGCGCAATGGACATTTACGTTGAATAATAGTTTGCCACAAGGTTTAGGAACCGGTGGTTTATACACGAATAATTTTGAAAGTCCATTAGCGGTTGAAAATGGCAAATTATATTATAAGAAGAACAAAAGTTGGAATGCTAATTTGATAAGTGATTTATGTATATAG
- a CDS encoding SDR family oxidoreductase: MGLGQEKIVWITGASSGIGEALTYAYANSGAKVIISARNTEGLKAVQQKCIHPENIYVLPLDLLKTEEFELKTEEAWHAFGAIDILINNAGVSQRSLIIETDLDVYKQLMDINYLGTVALSKAILPLFIQQQKGQFATVSSLMGKFSSPYRSGYCGVKHALHGFFDALRMEHEKDGIKVTLICPGFIQTDVAKNALIGDGSRNNTEDKATKNGLPVSVFAARMKKAIEKEKFESYIGKKEILGIYVKRFFPKLLHKIVLKSEVR, translated from the coding sequence ATGGGATTGGGTCAAGAAAAAATTGTTTGGATTACTGGAGCATCATCAGGAATTGGAGAAGCACTAACCTATGCCTATGCAAATTCTGGCGCAAAAGTAATTATTTCCGCTAGAAATACTGAAGGATTAAAAGCCGTACAACAAAAGTGTATTCATCCTGAAAACATCTATGTATTACCTCTTGATCTCCTTAAAACCGAAGAATTTGAGCTTAAAACTGAGGAAGCTTGGCATGCTTTTGGTGCTATTGACATTCTTATAAACAATGCAGGGGTGAGCCAGCGTTCCTTAATCATAGAAACAGATCTTGATGTTTACAAACAACTAATGGATATTAATTATTTGGGTACTGTAGCACTATCTAAAGCTATATTGCCCTTATTTATACAACAACAAAAAGGACAGTTTGCAACCGTTAGCAGCTTAATGGGTAAATTTTCCTCTCCTTATCGTTCAGGATATTGCGGTGTTAAACATGCGTTACATGGCTTTTTTGATGCCTTACGTATGGAGCATGAAAAAGACGGAATAAAGGTGACCCTTATCTGCCCTGGCTTTATACAAACAGACGTTGCTAAAAACGCACTTATTGGTGACGGCTCAAGAAATAATACTGAAGATAAAGCCACCAAAAATGGTTTACCCGTTTCAGTTTTTGCTGCTCGAATGAAGAAAGCTATTGAAAAAGAAAAATTTGAAAGCTATATCGGTAAAAAAGAAATTTTGGGAATTTACGTAAAACGATTTTTCCCAAAACTTCTCCATAAGATTGTTCTTAAAAGTGAGGTACGCTAA
- a CDS encoding metal-dependent hydrolase → MKITFLGHASLLIKTTTSTILIDPFISGNELATGKIDLNDLKPDYILLTHAHQDHVLDVEVIAKNSGATIVSNYEIATYYENKGFTTHPMNHGGSWNFDFGKLKYVNAIHTSSFADGTYGGQPGGFILSADEKHIYIAGDTALHMDMKLIPYTYELDLAILPIGDNFTMGIEDAIFASDFVECDTVLGYHYDTFGFIKIDHEAAKKQFLAADKKLLLLEIGKSILI, encoded by the coding sequence ATGAAAATTACATTTCTGGGCCATGCGTCATTATTGATAAAGACAACCACGTCAACTATTTTAATAGATCCATTTATTTCAGGAAATGAGTTGGCAACAGGGAAAATTGATCTTAATGATTTAAAGCCTGATTATATTTTACTGACACATGCACATCAAGATCATGTTTTAGATGTAGAGGTGATTGCAAAGAATTCTGGCGCCACTATAGTTAGTAATTATGAAATTGCTACGTATTATGAAAACAAAGGCTTTACAACGCATCCTATGAATCATGGAGGAAGCTGGAATTTCGACTTCGGAAAATTAAAATATGTAAATGCTATTCATACCTCTTCTTTTGCTGATGGTACGTATGGCGGACAACCAGGAGGTTTTATTCTTTCTGCCGATGAAAAGCATATCTATATTGCAGGAGATACTGCTTTGCACATGGATATGAAGCTTATACCCTATACTTATGAACTGGACTTGGCCATTCTACCTATTGGAGATAATTTTACAATGGGTATTGAAGATGCTATTTTCGCTTCTGATTTTGTAGAATGTGATACCGTTTTAGGATATCATTATGATACCTTCGGATTTATTAAAATAGATCATGAAGCAGCAAAAAAACAATTTTTGGCAGCAGATAAAAAATTACTTCTTTTAGAAATAGGGAAATCTATTCTAATTTAA
- a CDS encoding CPBP family intramembrane glutamic endopeptidase, whose translation MYIEQAYKGLIDSWRYILGFVIVIIGWQVLGLIPLLIGLGAHAANGGGVTSTFPEMAKALGNNLFVFLMLISFAIGLLVLFFVVRFLHQQSITAFTTSRAKVDWRRIFFAFTFWALITILMTGVDIYMSPENYVLNFDFNKFIVLAIIAICLVPLQTSFEEYLFRGYLMQSLGILTKNRWIPLMLTSTVFGLMHMFNPEVAQLGYGIMVYYIGTGFFLGILALMDEGLELSLGFHAANNLVTALLVTADWTAFHTDSIYRDVSEPELGWDVFIPVVVIYPILLFIFSKVYKWTNWKEKLTGKVLTEEAFLAHENNESQL comes from the coding sequence ATGTATATAGAGCAAGCATACAAGGGATTAATAGATTCTTGGAGGTATATTTTAGGGTTTGTGATTGTTATAATAGGCTGGCAGGTTTTAGGACTGATACCGCTTCTAATAGGATTGGGTGCTCATGCAGCAAATGGTGGTGGGGTAACCTCAACTTTTCCTGAAATGGCAAAAGCTTTAGGGAATAACTTGTTTGTTTTTCTGATGCTTATTTCATTTGCTATCGGATTGCTAGTCTTATTTTTTGTTGTGCGCTTTTTGCATCAACAATCAATTACCGCCTTCACAACTTCTAGAGCAAAAGTAGATTGGAGACGTATATTTTTCGCATTTACGTTTTGGGCTCTTATTACCATCTTAATGACCGGAGTAGATATATATATGTCTCCAGAGAATTATGTTTTAAATTTCGATTTTAATAAGTTTATAGTACTCGCAATAATTGCTATTTGTTTAGTACCCTTGCAAACAAGTTTTGAAGAATACTTGTTTAGAGGGTATCTTATGCAAAGTCTAGGGATTCTTACCAAGAATAGATGGATTCCCTTGATGCTTACATCTACTGTTTTTGGTTTGATGCATATGTTTAATCCAGAAGTAGCACAATTAGGGTATGGTATAATGGTGTATTACATCGGTACAGGGTTCTTTTTAGGTATTTTAGCACTGATGGATGAAGGCTTAGAACTTTCTTTAGGTTTCCATGCGGCAAATAATTTAGTAACGGCCTTATTGGTCACTGCTGATTGGACGGCTTTTCATACAGATTCTATTTATAGAGATGTATCTGAACCAGAATTAGGTTGGGATGTTTTTATTCCTGTGGTTGTAATTTATCCTATTCTTTTATTTATTTTTTCTAAAGTGTATAAATGGACCAATTGGAAAGAAAAGTTAACAGGGAAAGTACTTACGGAAGAAGCATTTTTAGCACACGAAAACAATGAATCTCAATTATAA
- a CDS encoding VWA domain-containing protein, translating into MKKTLLLFFIAILSNTINAQVKTIHGTVTDNTGPLPGVNVSIKNASTGTQTDFDGKYTISASEGDTLVFTYIGYETKEFTVADSLLINMTLEVASNQLEEVVIVGYGTQKKRRVTSAATRVSSQSIQRGRKPKSYKNNSAQPVYDHVAELQMSSISYSPIAIHSQGNSTVSENNQPLYVVDGVLIQAKNNNIVANLDPNSIDEINVYKGEKASALYGASAKNGCIVITTKSGNYRITEDEKYAQITENPFKRLTLNPLSTFSIDVDKAGYSNIRRLINAGSQIPVDAVKIEEMINYFNYEYPQPVGEHPFSINLEAAKTPWNDATKLVRIGIQGKKYLNENLPASNLTFLIDVSGSMSNQNKLPLLKSAFKLLVNQLREKDSVSIVVYAGAAGVVLEPTRGDEKVKIIEALDNLSAGGSTAGGQGIELAYALAEKNFKPNKNNRVIMATDGDFNVGASSDKDMETLIEEKRKSGIFLSVLGFGMGNYKDSKLEKLADKGNGNHAYIDTMQEAQKVFGEEFGGTLYTIAKDVKIQVEFNPAKVQAYRLIGYENRLLADEDFIDDKKDAGELGSGHAVTALYEIIPIGVQSDFIKEIPDLKYTQAHLINEDSDDLFTVKFRYKKPNEDKSIEMVEVYKNQFTEMSADFKFSAAVALFGMHLRNSPYLNDSKMKDVLGLATSGKGIDKKGYRSEFIRLVKTVDSSL; encoded by the coding sequence ATGAAAAAGACGCTACTACTATTTTTTATTGCAATCTTAAGCAATACAATCAATGCACAAGTAAAAACCATACATGGAACAGTGACGGATAATACAGGTCCATTGCCAGGCGTAAATGTTTCAATCAAAAACGCTAGTACTGGAACTCAAACAGATTTTGATGGCAAGTATACTATAAGTGCATCAGAGGGAGATACGCTTGTGTTTACGTATATTGGCTATGAAACAAAAGAGTTTACCGTTGCAGATTCTTTGCTGATAAACATGACACTTGAAGTAGCTTCAAATCAACTAGAGGAAGTTGTGATTGTTGGGTATGGAACTCAAAAAAAACGACGTGTTACCAGTGCAGCTACACGCGTAAGCTCGCAAAGTATACAACGTGGGAGGAAACCTAAAAGCTATAAAAATAATAGCGCTCAACCCGTATATGATCATGTTGCAGAATTGCAAATGTCGAGCATTTCATATAGTCCGATAGCAATACACAGTCAAGGAAACAGTACTGTTTCAGAAAATAATCAACCGCTCTATGTTGTAGATGGGGTTCTTATACAGGCTAAAAATAATAATATCGTTGCAAATTTAGATCCTAATAGTATTGATGAAATTAATGTTTATAAGGGGGAAAAAGCAAGCGCTTTATATGGTGCTTCTGCTAAAAATGGGTGTATAGTGATTACTACTAAAAGTGGAAACTATAGAATTACGGAAGATGAAAAATATGCTCAAATAACAGAGAATCCATTTAAGAGATTGACTTTAAATCCACTTTCCACATTTTCTATAGATGTAGATAAAGCAGGCTATAGTAATATTCGTAGACTCATTAATGCAGGAAGTCAAATTCCTGTTGATGCAGTGAAGATCGAAGAAATGATTAATTATTTTAATTATGAGTATCCACAACCTGTGGGAGAGCATCCTTTTTCTATCAATCTGGAAGCTGCTAAAACGCCTTGGAATGATGCTACTAAATTAGTGCGTATCGGTATTCAAGGTAAAAAATACTTAAATGAAAATTTACCTGCATCTAATCTTACGTTTCTTATTGATGTTTCGGGATCTATGAGCAATCAAAATAAATTACCACTTTTAAAGTCGGCTTTCAAACTATTGGTAAATCAACTGCGAGAAAAAGATAGCGTTTCAATAGTTGTTTATGCCGGAGCAGCCGGTGTTGTTTTGGAGCCAACTCGTGGTGATGAAAAAGTAAAAATAATAGAGGCATTAGACAATTTAAGTGCAGGTGGTTCTACAGCAGGAGGTCAGGGTATAGAATTGGCTTATGCCTTAGCTGAGAAGAACTTTAAACCGAATAAAAATAATAGAGTTATTATGGCAACTGATGGCGATTTTAACGTGGGGGCTTCATCTGATAAGGATATGGAAACTCTGATCGAAGAAAAACGTAAATCGGGAATTTTCTTATCGGTCTTAGGATTTGGCATGGGAAATTATAAAGACTCTAAATTGGAAAAATTAGCAGATAAAGGAAATGGAAATCATGCCTATATAGATACGATGCAAGAGGCGCAAAAAGTATTTGGAGAAGAGTTTGGTGGCACATTATATACCATTGCTAAGGATGTAAAAATTCAAGTAGAATTTAATCCTGCAAAAGTGCAAGCCTATAGATTGATTGGATACGAAAATAGATTGTTAGCCGATGAAGATTTTATAGATGACAAAAAAGATGCAGGAGAATTGGGTAGTGGTCATGCCGTAACGGCACTTTATGAAATAATTCCTATTGGTGTACAAAGTGATTTTATAAAAGAAATTCCAGACTTAAAATATACCCAAGCACATTTAATAAACGAGGATTCGGACGATCTTTTTACGGTGAAATTTAGATATAAAAAACCCAATGAAGATAAAAGTATAGAAATGGTAGAAGTCTATAAAAATCAATTTACAGAAATGTCTGCAGATTTTAAATTTTCTGCTGCAGTAGCACTTTTTGGAATGCATTTAAGAAATTCTCCGTATTTAAATGACTCTAAGATGAAGGATGTGTTGGGATTAGCAACTTCTGGAAAGGGAATAGATAAGAAAGGATATCGATCAGAATTTATTCGATTGGTAAAAACTGTAGATAGTAGTCTTTAA